The DNA sequence CTTTAGTTGCTCCATGTcccttcgtgctttcagtccatcCTTTGACTTGGGTGTGTCCATCAATGTAGCAATGAGACTCTCAAAGACATTCTTTTGAACGTGCATAGAATCAATGGCATGGGGGACCTCCAATTGCGGCCAATATGGCAGATACTGAAAGAAGATCGATTGTTTCTTAAAAGGTACCCCTTCGATAGGAGGTGTGCTTCTATCTCTAGTCGTTCCatccattttcttctttccataGATGATGCGTATGGTTTTCACCATTTCATACACATATTTTCCATCATGACGTCTCTCTGGAGGTCGTTCTACGTACTCTGGGATGTTGTCAAAGTACTTTAAGTACAGTTTACTGCGGTACCTGTGACCTTCCTTTAAGAAACGACGATTCCCGATGTAAACACTCTTCTTGGATCCATCTAGAAACACCCACCTAGTATCATCCAGACAGACCAAGCATCCCATCTTGCCTTTGAACTGTCCAGACAAGGCAAACAACGCTGGGTGATCGTTGATAGTCACAATTATTATTGCCCTTAATGTGAAGGTCTCGTGTCGTAATGCATCATACATCAGCTCCCCAGTCCTCCACAGTTTCTCGAATTCTTGCATCACAGGCTCGAGGAACACGTCCATATCGAAGCCTGGTTGTCGAGGGCCAGAAACTAGAACAGTGAGGAAAAGGTACTTTCTCTTCTGACACAACCATGCTGGgatgttgtacatgctcaagatcactggccaagtgctgtggtcACTGTTCCTCTCATTGAAGGGATTCATTCCATCGGTGCTCAAGGCGAATCGTACATTCCTTGGGTCCGAGCTGAACAACGGGTTGTTCATATCGAAGTCCTGACACTGACTAGCATCGGCCGGGTGTGCAATGACATCGTCATCGACGTTGCGCTCAATGTCCCACCATGTCATGAGCGCTGCTTCCTTAGGGTTCATGAAGATACGCCTCAAGCGGTCGGTCACTGGCAGGTACCACATTACCAAGGCGggaatttttctcttctttgcatCGTTGCCTAATGTAGTGTCCTCTAGTGGTTGAGATTCTTGTACCACCTTTTTTGCCCCCTTCTTGTTCCTCTTGTTCCCGGTGCAGGATTCTCCGCCACTGTAAAGGTCATTGTTCTTGTACCGGCTGGCCCCACACCGCGGACATTTATCTAGATCTTTGAACGTATCACCACGAAAAAGGATACAATGGTTGGGGCATGCATCTATTTTCTCAACACCCATTGATAATGGACTTATAACCTTCTTCGCATGATATGTGTTGGTGGGAACTAAGT is a window from the Sorghum bicolor cultivar BTx623 chromosome 5, Sorghum_bicolor_NCBIv3, whole genome shotgun sequence genome containing:
- the LOC8079784 gene encoding uncharacterized protein LOC8079784 isoform X1 — translated: MGVEKIDACPNHCILFRGDTFKDLDKCPRCGASRYKNNDLYSGGESCTGNKRNKKGAKKVVQESQPLEDTTLGNDAKKRKIPALVMWYLPVTDRLRRIFMNPKEAALMTWWDIERNVDDDVIAHPADASQCQDFDMNNPLFSSDPRNVRFALSTDGMNPFNERNSDHSTWPVILSMYNIPAWLCQKRKYLFLTVLVSGPRQPGFDMDVFLEPVMQEFEKLWRTGELMYDALRHETFTLRAIIIVTINDHPALFALSGQFKGKMGCLVCLDDTRWVFLDGSKKSVYIGNRRFLKEGHRYRSKLYLKYFDNIPEYVERPPERRHDGKYVYEMVKTIRIIYGKKKMDGTTRDRSTPPIEGVPFKKQSIFFQYLPYWPQLEVPHAIDSMHVQKNVFESLIATLMDTPKSKDGLKARRDMEQLKVMPELQPVRQDNGKYTLPAAAYNLDLEERRDLCNFMRQIKVSTGFSANPKKLVSMKDLSFHYCKAHDCHMMLTMYLPIAIRAIKPEFLKMAITRMCYFWSKIS